One genomic segment of Thalassospiraceae bacterium LMO-SO8 includes these proteins:
- a CDS encoding M14 family metallopeptidase, which yields MTPADAEYPVQLQAPDISPYKAGNTGIDYITSFEAAEPGPHVMITAVVHGNELCGAIALDWLMKLGVRPKRGRLSLGFMNVAAYGRFDPAAPLASRFVDEDFNRLWDAETLDGPRQSIELTRAREVRPFIDTVDRLLDIHSMQHATGALMLAGPLDKGRKLAEGVGVPELVVMDEGHAAGRRMRDYADFRNEASAKDALLVECGQHWEKSSEIMAKETALRFLLYTGAVDMDFAAPHLGPQPPRQKIVEVTHPVTIKSDRFRFAEDYRGLETIAKAGTVLGYDGDDPVVTPHDDCVLIMPSRRLNRGATAVRLARVVG from the coding sequence ATGACGCCCGCCGACGCCGAATATCCCGTCCAGCTTCAGGCCCCCGACATCAGCCCCTACAAGGCGGGCAATACGGGCATCGATTACATCACCAGCTTCGAGGCGGCCGAACCGGGACCCCACGTGATGATCACCGCCGTCGTGCACGGCAACGAACTGTGCGGCGCCATCGCCCTCGACTGGCTGATGAAGCTGGGCGTGCGGCCCAAGCGGGGGCGCCTGTCGCTCGGCTTCATGAACGTCGCCGCCTATGGGCGGTTCGATCCGGCGGCGCCGCTGGCGTCGCGTTTCGTCGACGAGGATTTCAACCGCCTGTGGGATGCCGAGACCCTGGACGGCCCGCGCCAGTCGATCGAACTGACCCGCGCCCGGGAAGTCCGCCCGTTCATCGACACGGTCGACCGCCTGCTCGACATCCATTCCATGCAGCACGCCACGGGGGCCTTGATGCTGGCCGGGCCGCTCGACAAGGGGCGCAAGCTGGCCGAGGGCGTCGGCGTGCCGGAACTGGTGGTCATGGACGAAGGCCACGCCGCCGGCCGGCGCATGCGCGATTACGCGGATTTCCGCAACGAGGCCTCGGCCAAGGACGCATTGCTGGTCGAATGCGGCCAGCATTGGGAAAAGTCGTCGGAGATCATGGCCAAGGAAACGGCGCTGCGCTTTCTGCTGTACACGGGCGCCGTCGACATGGATTTCGCGGCCCCCCATCTGGGGCCGCAGCCGCCCCGGCAGAAGATCGTCGAGGTCACCCATCCGGTCACCATCAAGTCCGACCGCTTCCGCTTCGCGGAGGATTACCGGGGGCTTGAAACCATCGCCAAGGCGGGCACGGTGCTGGGTTACGACGGCGACGATCCCGTGGTCACGCCGCACGACGACTGCGTGCTGATCATGCCGTCGCGGCGCCTCAACCGGGGGGCGACGGCGGTCCGTCTGGCCCGCGTCGTCGGCTGA
- a CDS encoding Hsp20 family protein — MSRLGAFNSPLLLGFEHFERMLDQAAKVSGEGYPPYNIEQVGDNLLRITLAVAGFTDDDLSVTVEENQLVIRGRQQDDGAERIYLHRGIAARQFQRSFVLAEGIEIVRAHLDNGLLHIDLERHVPEPEIKTIAIEKGGAKKKPGRTIDVAPEE; from the coding sequence ATGTCTCGGCTCGGCGCCTTCAACAGCCCCCTGCTCTTGGGTTTCGAACATTTCGAACGCATGCTCGACCAGGCCGCCAAGGTCTCCGGCGAGGGCTACCCCCCCTATAACATCGAACAGGTGGGCGACAACCTGCTGCGCATCACCCTGGCCGTCGCCGGGTTCACCGACGACGACCTGTCCGTGACCGTGGAGGAGAACCAACTGGTCATCCGTGGCCGCCAGCAGGACGACGGGGCCGAGCGCATCTACCTGCACCGGGGCATCGCGGCGCGCCAGTTCCAGCGCAGCTTCGTGCTGGCCGAGGGCATCGAGATCGTGCGCGCGCACCTGGACAACGGGCTTCTGCACATCGACCTTGAACGCCACGTCCCGGAACCCGAGATCAAGACCATCGCCATTGAAAAGGGCGGGGCGAAGAAGAAACCGGGCCGCACCATCGACGTGGCCCCCGAGGAATAG
- the ptsN gene encoding PTS IIA-like nitrogen regulatory protein PtsN, with amino-acid sequence MEIRDLLTSDSVIANLRVTSKKQALQELAGAVSRITDLDERAVFDVLMEREKLGTTGVGNGIAIPHGKLPGLDKLYGMFARMEKPIDFQAIDEQPVDLIFLLLAPESAGADHLKALARVSRLLRDRATCDKLRGTDNAEALYAILSNSADVQAA; translated from the coding sequence ATGGAAATCCGCGACCTCCTCACCTCCGACAGCGTGATCGCCAACCTGCGCGTGACCAGCAAGAAGCAGGCGCTTCAGGAACTGGCGGGCGCCGTCTCGCGCATCACCGATCTGGACGAGCGCGCCGTGTTCGACGTGCTGATGGAACGGGAAAAGCTGGGCACCACGGGCGTCGGCAACGGCATCGCCATTCCCCACGGCAAGCTGCCCGGCCTGGACAAGCTCTACGGCATGTTCGCGCGCATGGAAAAGCCGATCGACTTCCAGGCCATCGACGAACAGCCGGTCGACCTGATTTTTCTGCTGCTGGCGCCGGAATCGGCGGGGGCGGACCACCTAAAGGCCCTGGCCCGGGTGTCCCGGCTTTTGCGCGACCGCGCGACCTGCGACAAGCTGCGCGGCACGGACAACGCGGAAGCGCTCTACGCCATCCTCAGCAACTCCGCCGACGTTCAGGCGGCCTGA
- the raiA gene encoding ribosome-associated translation inhibitor RaiA, translating into MNITIKGKNLDVGDALRTHAEGQITDAVTKYFDRAIEASVVLSKSGHTFHAEISVHPMGGVVVHGRGANDDPYAAFDQAAERIAKQLRRYHRRLTSHHENKAAQESFRAQHFVVQAEPEHEELPEEGQPTIIAELPTEIPTLSVSAAVMRMDLADVRVQMFRDSKSGRLNVVYRREDGNIGWIDPVDGRSADA; encoded by the coding sequence ATGAATATCACCATTAAGGGCAAGAACCTGGACGTGGGCGACGCGTTGCGGACCCACGCCGAAGGCCAGATTACGGATGCGGTCACCAAGTATTTCGACCGCGCGATTGAGGCGAGTGTCGTGTTGTCCAAATCGGGGCACACGTTCCATGCCGAAATTTCGGTGCATCCCATGGGCGGCGTCGTCGTTCACGGACGCGGGGCCAACGACGACCCCTACGCGGCCTTCGATCAGGCGGCGGAACGCATCGCCAAGCAGCTTCGCCGTTACCATCGGCGTCTGACCAGCCATCACGAGAACAAGGCCGCCCAGGAAAGCTTCCGGGCGCAGCATTTCGTGGTGCAGGCGGAGCCCGAACACGAGGAACTGCCCGAAGAGGGGCAGCCGACAATCATCGCCGAATTGCCCACGGAAATTCCGACCCTGTCGGTCAGTGCCGCGGTCATGCGCATGGATCTGGCGGACGTCCGGGTGCAGATGTTCCGTGACAGCAAATCGGGACGCCTGAACGTCGTCTATCGGCGCGAAGACGGCAACATCGGCTGGATCGATCCGGTCGACGGCCGCTCCGCCGACGCGTAA
- the rpoN gene encoding RNA polymerase factor sigma-54 translates to MALTPRLDQRQSQSLVMTPQLQQAIKLLQLSNIELAEFVEQELEQNPMLERDDAEDRGPESNAAEAADGGDGAPDDAGPGGDGPDDGPDDGMSMDFGADGDGGPADGDMDVALDDLYTQDGQPDAVQAAPDAGYEPTLPTSAAGGYDDDLPGLDQTLSSDVTLRDHLMEQLGMDVGDVVERLIGAYLIDSLDETGYLTIDLAAVAEALDCAPEQVEAVLKRLQQFDPPGIFARDLKECLALQLADRDRLDPAMAAFIDNLDLVARREFKALAKVCGVDAEDIADMLAELKSLDPKPALAFGGEVAQPVIPDVLMRARPSGGWHIELNPDTLPRVLVNNQYYAEISTKKASKTDRQYITEQYQSANWLVKSLHQRATTILKVAKEIVRQQDAFFLKGVQHLRPLVLRDIADIIDMHESTVSRVTANKYIASPRGIFELKYFFTSSISRSDGGEAFSAEAIKARIRAMIDGEPPAQVLSDDKLVEILRADGVDIARRTVAKYREALGIPSSVQRRRQKSLSN, encoded by the coding sequence ATGGCGTTGACGCCGCGCCTCGATCAACGCCAGAGCCAGTCTCTGGTGATGACGCCGCAATTGCAGCAGGCGATCAAGCTTCTGCAGCTGTCCAACATCGAACTGGCCGAATTCGTCGAGCAGGAGCTCGAACAGAATCCCATGCTGGAGCGGGACGACGCCGAGGACCGCGGCCCCGAAAGCAATGCGGCCGAGGCGGCGGATGGCGGCGACGGCGCGCCGGACGACGCGGGCCCCGGCGGTGACGGGCCCGACGACGGCCCCGACGACGGCATGTCCATGGATTTCGGCGCCGACGGCGACGGCGGCCCGGCCGACGGCGACATGGATGTGGCGCTCGACGATCTGTACACCCAGGACGGCCAGCCGGATGCCGTGCAGGCCGCCCCCGACGCCGGGTACGAGCCGACCCTGCCGACCTCCGCCGCCGGCGGCTATGACGACGATCTGCCGGGCCTGGATCAGACCCTGTCGTCGGACGTCACCCTGCGCGATCATCTGATGGAACAGTTGGGCATGGATGTCGGCGATGTGGTCGAGCGCCTGATCGGCGCCTACCTGATCGACAGCCTGGACGAGACCGGATATCTGACCATCGACCTCGCGGCCGTGGCCGAGGCGCTGGACTGCGCGCCGGAGCAGGTCGAGGCCGTGCTCAAGCGCCTGCAGCAGTTCGACCCGCCGGGCATCTTCGCGCGCGATCTGAAGGAGTGCCTCGCCCTGCAACTGGCGGACCGCGACCGTCTGGACCCGGCCATGGCGGCCTTCATCGACAATCTGGACCTGGTCGCCCGCCGCGAATTCAAGGCGCTGGCCAAGGTCTGCGGCGTCGATGCGGAAGACATCGCCGACATGCTGGCCGAGCTCAAGTCGCTCGACCCCAAGCCGGCGCTGGCGTTCGGCGGCGAGGTCGCCCAGCCGGTGATCCCCGACGTGCTGATGCGCGCCCGGCCGTCCGGCGGCTGGCATATCGAACTCAATCCCGACACCTTGCCCCGGGTCCTGGTCAACAACCAGTACTACGCCGAGATCAGCACCAAGAAGGCGTCCAAGACCGACCGCCAGTACATCACCGAACAATACCAGTCGGCGAACTGGCTGGTGAAATCGCTGCATCAGCGGGCGACGACGATCCTCAAGGTGGCCAAGGAAATCGTGCGTCAGCAGGACGCCTTCTTCCTCAAGGGCGTGCAGCATCTGCGGCCGCTGGTGCTGCGCGACATCGCCGACATCATCGACATGCACGAAAGCACGGTCAGCCGGGTCACGGCCAACAAGTACATCGCGTCGCCGCGCGGCATTTTCGAACTGAAATACTTCTTCACCTCGTCGATTTCGCGGTCCGACGGCGGCGAGGCGTTTTCCGCCGAGGCCATCAAGGCCCGCATCCGCGCCATGATCGACGGCGAGCCCCCGGCCCAGGTCCTGTCCGACGACAAGCTGGTCGAGATTCTGCGCGCCGACGGCGTCGACATCGCCCGGCGCACGGTGGCCAAATACCGCGAGGCCCTGGGCATTCCGTCATCCGTGCAGCGCCGCCGTCAGAAAAGCCTGAGCAATTAA
- the lptB gene encoding LPS export ABC transporter ATP-binding protein produces the protein MSEFDNGPERPAATPRLIADNQGLVANNLGKSFKKRPVVRGVSISIQRGEVVGLLGPNGAGKTTCFYMITGLVQPDYGTIVLDGQNISALPMYRRARLGIGYLPQEASIFRGLTVEQNIRAALEVVEANRDRREAILDALLAEFSITHLRRTPAIALSGGERRRVEIARALASNPHFVLLDEPFAGIDPIAVGDIRDLVAHLKDRGIGVLITDHNVRETLDVIDRAYIIHDGMMLMEGRPSDIVGNEDVRRVYLGDRFSL, from the coding sequence ATGAGCGAATTCGACAACGGCCCCGAACGTCCCGCCGCCACGCCGCGCCTGATCGCGGACAACCAGGGCCTGGTCGCCAACAACCTGGGCAAAAGTTTCAAGAAGCGGCCCGTGGTGCGCGGCGTCAGCATCAGCATCCAGCGCGGCGAGGTGGTCGGCCTGCTCGGCCCCAACGGCGCCGGCAAGACGACCTGCTTCTACATGATCACCGGCCTGGTGCAGCCCGATTACGGCACCATCGTGCTGGACGGACAGAACATCTCGGCCCTGCCCATGTACCGGCGCGCGCGCCTGGGCATCGGCTATCTGCCGCAGGAGGCGTCGATCTTCCGCGGCCTCACGGTGGAGCAGAACATCCGCGCCGCCCTTGAGGTGGTCGAAGCCAACCGCGACCGCCGCGAGGCGATCCTGGACGCCCTGCTGGCCGAATTTTCCATCACCCATCTGCGGCGGACGCCGGCCATCGCGCTTTCCGGCGGCGAACGGCGGCGTGTCGAAATCGCCCGCGCGCTGGCGTCGAACCCGCATTTCGTGCTGTTGGACGAACCCTTCGCCGGGATCGATCCGATCGCCGTCGGCGACATCCGCGATCTGGTCGCGCATCTGAAGGACCGCGGCATCGGGGTGCTGATCACCGACCACAACGTGCGCGAGACGCTCGACGTCATCGACCGCGCCTATATCATTCATGACGGCATGATGCTCATGGAGGGCCGGCCGTCGGACATCGTCGGCAACGAGGACGTGCGCCGTGTCTATCTGGGCGACCGATTCAGCCTTTAA
- a CDS encoding LptA/OstA family protein, translating to MLTAALAAWMLAGLSGGAFAQSLNLGAGDETPIEIFADNGIEWQQDNLVFLAKGNAKAVRGDITVLADQLTAFYTERPGGNTEIYRLDADGSVKIKSPSQTASGEKAVYDVGREILVLSGGTPKMETSDAVITAHQQLEYWEQRQMAVARGKAEAVKDKRRVRADVLAAFFRKTKDGESKVYRVDAYDNVSVLTERDRAYGDRGVYNVETGIVTLTGSVRIERGKNELNGCKAEVNLNTGISRLFSCPGGRTKGTLLPGARDKTGK from the coding sequence ATGTTGACCGCCGCCCTGGCCGCCTGGATGCTGGCCGGCCTGTCCGGCGGTGCCTTTGCCCAATCCCTCAACCTGGGGGCCGGCGACGAGACGCCGATCGAAATCTTCGCCGACAACGGCATCGAATGGCAGCAGGACAATCTGGTGTTCCTGGCCAAGGGCAACGCCAAGGCCGTGCGCGGCGACATCACCGTGCTGGCCGACCAGTTGACGGCGTTCTATACGGAACGCCCCGGCGGCAACACGGAGATCTACCGCCTGGACGCCGACGGCTCGGTCAAGATCAAGTCGCCGAGCCAGACGGCGAGCGGCGAAAAAGCCGTCTACGACGTCGGCCGCGAGATCCTGGTGCTGTCCGGCGGCACGCCCAAGATGGAGACGTCCGACGCGGTGATCACGGCGCACCAGCAGCTTGAATACTGGGAACAGCGCCAGATGGCGGTCGCCCGCGGCAAGGCCGAGGCGGTCAAGGACAAGCGCCGGGTGCGCGCCGACGTGCTCGCCGCCTTTTTCCGCAAGACCAAGGACGGCGAAAGCAAGGTCTACCGGGTCGACGCCTATGACAACGTGTCGGTGCTGACCGAACGCGACCGCGCCTACGGCGACCGCGGGGTCTACAACGTGGAAACGGGTATCGTGACCTTGACGGGATCGGTTAGGATCGAGCGCGGCAAGAACGAACTGAACGGCTGCAAGGCCGAGGTCAACCTGAACACCGGCATCAGCCGGCTGTTCAGCTGTCCCGGCGGCCGGACCAAGGGCACCTTGTTGCCGGGTGCCAGGGATAAAACGGGAAAATAA
- the lptC gene encoding LPS export ABC transporter periplasmic protein LptC has product MAMDSYSGFVQVAKVMLPVAAVGLIALVILWPHLRTEDLRFRIGFAAITSNVDGDPNLLNPRYVGTDNDNQPYAVTADIAKKLDGEGMDMRIGLELPKADITLKDGTWLVLTAENGIYARRAKTLDLAGSVNLFHDSGYEFRTEKATLDLAEGLARGDEPVKGQGPFGTLQAEGFRLLNKGRTILFTGKSKMVLKPGAKGAK; this is encoded by the coding sequence ATGGCCATGGACTCCTATTCCGGGTTCGTCCAAGTCGCCAAGGTCATGTTGCCTGTCGCGGCGGTCGGGTTGATCGCCCTGGTCATTCTGTGGCCGCACCTGCGCACCGAGGATCTGCGGTTCCGCATCGGCTTCGCCGCCATCACCTCCAACGTCGACGGCGACCCCAATCTTCTCAATCCGCGCTACGTCGGCACCGACAACGACAACCAGCCCTATGCGGTGACCGCCGACATCGCCAAGAAGCTCGACGGCGAAGGCATGGACATGCGCATCGGCCTGGAACTGCCGAAGGCGGACATCACGCTGAAGGACGGCACCTGGCTGGTGCTGACGGCGGAAAACGGCATCTATGCGCGGCGCGCCAAGACCCTCGATCTCGCCGGATCGGTCAATCTGTTCCATGATTCCGGATACGAATTCCGCACGGAAAAGGCGACCCTCGACCTGGCCGAGGGGCTGGCCCGGGGCGATGAGCCGGTCAAGGGCCAGGGCCCGTTCGGCACCTTGCAGGCGGAAGGTTTCCGATTGTTGAACAAGGGCCGCACGATCCTGTTCACGGGCAAGTCCAAGATGGTGTTGAAGCCCGGCGCCAAGGGGGCGAAATGA
- a CDS encoding KpsF/GutQ family sugar-phosphate isomerase: MSADQANTHATATFGEDPAGADDLAVARRVLAAESDGLKALSASLGEVFVRAVAIMAAAQGRIVVTGMGKSGHVGRKIAATLASTGTPAMFVHPAEASHGDLGMITSADVIFALSNSGETAELADLIAYAKRFAIPLVAVTGKAQSSLADNADAALIYPDSPEACPMGLAPTTSTTVMMGLGDAVAVALLERKGFSSDDFHALHPGGKLGRRLMKVADIMHKGDELPLVAPEMPMTEALLVMTAKRFGCLGVVDAAGRLMGVITDGDLRRHMADNVLARSAGDTMTAGGASIEPDRLASEALGIMNARAITNLFVVENDRPVGILHIHDCLRAGIA, from the coding sequence ATGAGCGCGGACCAAGCCAACACCCATGCGACCGCCACCTTCGGCGAAGACCCGGCAGGCGCCGATGACCTGGCCGTGGCGCGCCGCGTCCTGGCCGCCGAAAGCGACGGACTGAAGGCCCTGTCGGCGAGCCTGGGCGAGGTCTTCGTGCGCGCCGTCGCGATCATGGCCGCCGCCCAGGGCCGCATCGTCGTCACCGGCATGGGCAAAAGCGGCCATGTCGGGCGCAAGATCGCGGCGACCCTGGCGTCCACCGGAACGCCGGCGATGTTCGTCCATCCGGCGGAGGCGTCGCACGGCGACCTCGGCATGATCACATCGGCCGACGTCATCTTCGCGCTGTCCAATTCGGGCGAAACGGCGGAACTCGCCGACCTGATCGCCTATGCCAAGCGCTTCGCCATTCCGCTCGTCGCGGTCACCGGCAAGGCGCAAAGCTCGCTCGCCGACAACGCCGACGCGGCGCTGATCTATCCCGATTCCCCCGAAGCCTGCCCCATGGGCCTGGCGCCGACGACCTCGACCACCGTGATGATGGGCCTGGGCGACGCGGTCGCCGTGGCGCTGCTGGAACGCAAGGGGTTCTCGTCCGACGACTTCCACGCGCTCCATCCGGGCGGCAAGCTGGGCCGCCGCCTGATGAAGGTTGCCGACATCATGCACAAGGGCGACGAGCTGCCCCTGGTCGCCCCCGAGATGCCGATGACGGAGGCCCTTTTGGTGATGACGGCCAAGCGGTTCGGCTGCCTGGGCGTGGTCGACGCGGCCGGGCGCCTGATGGGCGTCATCACCGACGGGGATCTGCGCCGCCACATGGCCGACAACGTGCTGGCGCGCAGCGCCGGCGACACCATGACGGCGGGTGGGGCCAGCATCGAGCCGGACCGCCTGGCGTCCGAGGCGCTCGGCATCATGAACGCGCGCGCGATCACCAACCTGTTCGTGGTCGAAAACGACCGCCCGGTCGGCATCCTGCATATCCACGACTGTCTTCGAGCGGGGATCGCGTGA
- a CDS encoding ribonuclease D — protein sequence MDAPSQSGTPVIHLHQGDLPDGVTFTGSVAVDSETQGLDLGRDRLCVVQLSGGDGVCHLVQIAAGQTSAPNLKALMEDVSVVKIFHYARFDIAALKRWLAIDCTPVYCTKIASKLVRTYTDGHGLKDVVRELVGVDLDKQQQSSDWARATLSPAQQGYAANDVLYLHRVKAELDAMIAREGRQHLLQACLDFLPTRVDLDLAGWGAVDVFHH from the coding sequence ATGGACGCGCCAAGTCAATCCGGAACTCCCGTCATTCATCTTCACCAAGGCGATCTGCCCGACGGCGTGACCTTCACCGGATCGGTCGCCGTCGATTCCGAGACCCAGGGTCTGGACCTCGGCCGCGACCGGCTGTGCGTGGTGCAGCTTTCGGGCGGCGACGGGGTCTGCCATCTGGTGCAGATCGCGGCCGGACAGACGTCCGCGCCGAACCTGAAGGCGCTGATGGAAGACGTTTCGGTGGTCAAGATCTTCCACTATGCCCGGTTCGACATCGCGGCGCTGAAACGCTGGCTCGCCATCGACTGCACGCCCGTCTACTGCACCAAGATCGCTTCCAAGCTGGTGCGCACCTATACCGACGGCCACGGCCTCAAGGACGTGGTGCGCGAGCTGGTCGGCGTCGATCTGGACAAGCAGCAGCAGTCCTCCGACTGGGCGCGCGCGACCCTCAGCCCGGCCCAGCAGGGCTATGCGGCCAACGATGTGCTCTATCTGCATCGGGTCAAGGCGGAACTCGACGCCATGATCGCCCGCGAAGGGCGGCAGCACCTGCTCCAGGCCTGCCTTGATTTCCTGCCCACGCGGGTCGACCTCGACCTCGCCGGCTGGGGGGCGGTCGACGTCTTTCATCATTAA
- a CDS encoding complex I NDUFA9 subunit family protein has translation MDRRIATVFGASGFIGRHVVRRLAAAGYGVRAAGRDPESALFLKPMGDVGQVVPWPADVARADTVAGAVQGADVVVNLVGILYERGRATFRKIHEEGAGNVAKAAADAGVKRLVHVSALGADAASPAKYARSKAAGEAAVKAAFAKATILRPSIVFGPEDDFFNRFASMARLSPVLPVIGAASAKDGGPKFQPVYVGDVADAVMAALSDAKAPGQVFELGGPTVYSFRELMQLVMTQTGRKRCLLPLPYWAAEIQAAVLGLLPVPPLTSDQVQLLRRDNVVGDKAKTLKNLGIAPRAAEAILPTYLMRFRNNAWQGVQNA, from the coding sequence ATGGATCGACGCATCGCCACCGTTTTCGGCGCTTCCGGGTTCATCGGCCGCCATGTGGTGCGCCGCCTGGCCGCCGCCGGCTACGGTGTCCGCGCCGCCGGCCGGGATCCCGAATCCGCCCTGTTCCTGAAACCCATGGGCGATGTCGGCCAGGTCGTGCCCTGGCCCGCCGACGTCGCGCGGGCCGACACGGTCGCCGGCGCCGTCCAGGGGGCCGACGTGGTCGTCAATCTGGTCGGCATCCTGTACGAGCGCGGCCGCGCGACCTTCCGGAAGATCCATGAGGAAGGGGCCGGCAACGTGGCAAAGGCAGCCGCCGACGCCGGAGTGAAACGTCTGGTTCATGTCTCCGCCCTGGGCGCCGACGCCGCGTCGCCCGCCAAATACGCGCGCAGCAAGGCCGCCGGCGAAGCCGCCGTGAAAGCCGCCTTCGCCAAGGCGACGATCCTGCGCCCCAGCATCGTGTTCGGACCCGAGGACGATTTCTTCAACCGCTTCGCCTCCATGGCGCGGCTGTCGCCGGTGCTGCCGGTGATCGGCGCCGCCTCGGCCAAGGACGGCGGGCCGAAGTTTCAGCCCGTTTACGTGGGCGACGTGGCCGACGCGGTGATGGCGGCGCTGAGCGACGCCAAGGCCCCCGGCCAGGTGTTCGAACTGGGCGGACCCACGGTCTATTCCTTCCGCGAGCTGATGCAGCTGGTGATGACCCAGACCGGGCGCAAGCGCTGCCTGCTGCCGCTGCCCTATTGGGCGGCCGAGATCCAGGCCGCCGTGCTGGGTCTACTGCCCGTGCCGCCGCTGACGTCCGATCAGGTACAGTTGCTGCGCCGGGACAATGTGGTCGGCGACAAGGCCAAGACCCTGAAAAATCTGGGCATCGCCCCCCGGGCGGCCGAGGCGATCCTGCCGACCTATCTCATGCGGTTCCGCAACAATGCCTGGCAGGGCGTGCAAAACGCCTGA
- a CDS encoding MarR family transcriptional regulator, which yields MELNELQALDIWRRAIVSSVRLDAPDLSARQMALLLTVYLTPPPHTVRGMADILKVSKPAVTRAVDRLSELNFVRRKVDENDRRSVLIQRTVPGSVFLREFGELITAAAKLGLATDDTGLPPGY from the coding sequence ATGGAATTAAACGAACTTCAGGCATTGGACATCTGGCGCCGGGCGATCGTCTCGAGCGTCCGTCTGGACGCCCCGGACCTGTCGGCGCGCCAGATGGCGCTGCTGCTGACCGTCTATCTGACGCCGCCGCCCCATACGGTGCGCGGCATGGCGGATATCCTCAAGGTGTCCAAGCCGGCGGTCACCCGCGCCGTCGACCGCCTGTCCGAACTGAATTTCGTGCGCCGCAAGGTCGATGAAAACGACCGCCGCAGCGTGCTGATCCAGCGCACGGTGCCGGGTTCCGTGTTCCTGCGCGAATTCGGCGAACTGATCACCGCCGCCGCCAAGCTGGGTCTGGCGACGGACGACACGGGGCTGCCGCCAGGGTACTGA